In a single window of the Phaeobacter sp. G2 genome:
- a CDS encoding helix-turn-helix domain-containing protein, protein MKLIDIGEVSRQAGIPASALRYYEEIGLISSVARHGLRRQFEPDVLLQLALISMGKAAGFSLEDISAMFGPGGKPDLPRKDLHDRADELDRHIAELTALRDTLRHVADCPAPSHMECPTFRRLVDLAGKRRQKRIKPPLQTLG, encoded by the coding sequence ATGAAACTGATCGATATCGGCGAGGTGTCGCGTCAGGCCGGTATCCCGGCATCGGCACTGCGTTATTACGAAGAGATTGGTCTGATATCTTCGGTGGCTCGACACGGGCTAAGACGGCAGTTCGAACCCGATGTGCTTTTGCAGCTTGCGCTGATCTCTATGGGGAAGGCGGCGGGTTTCTCGCTTGAGGACATCTCGGCAATGTTTGGTCCAGGCGGAAAGCCCGACCTGCCAAGAAAGGATCTGCACGACCGTGCAGATGAACTGGATCGGCACATTGCAGAGCTCACCGCGCTACGCGATACCCTTCGCCATGTTGCCGACTGCCCGGCTCCGTCGCATATGGAGTGCCCAACCTTTAGACGACTCGTCGACCTTGCTGGAAAACGGCGACAAAAACGGATCAAGCCACCTTTGCAGACCTTGGGTTAG
- a CDS encoding cryptochrome/photolyase family protein, whose translation MTKAAILLPNQLFADHPALLTPVKHVVLFEDPLFFGDPQYPARMHRQKLWLHRASMARYHQALVKQGMDAEIFPYDGQKGACLRLFQSLRGQEITEVVMADPVDFIAERRLHAAAKDTGIAVDILPSPGFLNNRGDNIEWSQGRKRWFMADFYKYQRRRLDVLMEDDQPLGGKWSFDQDNRKKVPKALLASLPWIDWPAPDAIDEAAKASVLAEFPKAIGRLEKLYYPTSHAVAAAWFDQFLERRLDRFGDFEDAIVEGESWLWHAILTPVLNIGLLTPRQVLDSTLAYAKRRDIPLNSLEGFLRQIIGWREFIRATYDELGVPMRQTNHWGHRRPMPKSFYDGTTGIAPLDDTIRRVLATGYCHHIERLMVLGGFMFLCEIDPDDVYRWFTEMFVDSYDWVMVPNVYAMSQHADGGLITTKPYFSGSNYIRKMSHWDKGPWTQVWDGLYWRFIFKHSDALAKNPRWAMMCRTAERMKPENKDYHLTVAEEFLSQLN comes from the coding sequence ATGACTAAAGCCGCCATCCTGCTGCCAAATCAGCTATTTGCTGACCATCCGGCCCTGCTTACCCCTGTAAAGCATGTGGTTCTTTTCGAAGACCCGCTCTTTTTTGGCGACCCACAATATCCGGCCAGGATGCACCGTCAAAAGCTTTGGCTGCACCGGGCCAGTATGGCGCGCTATCATCAGGCGCTGGTGAAACAAGGGATGGATGCCGAGATCTTTCCATATGACGGGCAAAAGGGAGCGTGCCTACGGCTTTTCCAAAGCCTAAGGGGGCAAGAGATCACCGAAGTGGTCATGGCTGACCCGGTTGATTTCATTGCCGAACGTCGCCTTCATGCGGCTGCAAAGGACACAGGCATCGCAGTTGATATCCTGCCCTCTCCCGGCTTTCTGAACAACCGGGGCGACAATATTGAATGGTCGCAGGGCCGTAAGCGCTGGTTCATGGCAGATTTCTATAAATACCAGCGTCGCCGCCTGGATGTGTTGATGGAGGATGACCAACCCCTAGGCGGAAAGTGGAGCTTTGACCAGGACAACCGCAAGAAGGTGCCAAAGGCACTGCTGGCAAGCCTGCCCTGGATTGATTGGCCCGCCCCTGACGCCATCGATGAGGCCGCAAAAGCAAGCGTTCTTGCCGAATTCCCGAAGGCGATAGGCCGTTTGGAAAAGCTCTACTATCCCACCTCCCACGCGGTTGCCGCCGCTTGGTTCGATCAGTTCCTCGAGCGGCGGCTTGACCGGTTCGGCGATTTTGAGGATGCGATTGTCGAAGGTGAAAGCTGGCTTTGGCATGCCATTCTAACCCCTGTGCTGAATATCGGGCTGCTAACCCCGCGCCAGGTGCTGGACAGCACGCTTGCCTATGCAAAGCGCAGGGATATCCCTCTGAATTCGCTGGAAGGTTTTCTCCGCCAAATCATCGGTTGGCGCGAATTTATCCGGGCCACCTATGATGAGCTCGGTGTCCCCATGCGGCAAACCAACCACTGGGGACACCGCCGCCCCATGCCCAAGTCCTTCTACGATGGCACTACCGGCATTGCCCCGCTGGACGACACGATCCGGCGCGTGCTCGCGACCGGCTATTGCCACCACATCGAGCGGCTGATGGTGCTGGGCGGCTTCATGTTTCTGTGCGAGATTGACCCGGACGACGTTTATCGTTGGTTCACGGAGATGTTCGTGGACAGCTACGATTGGGTCATGGTTCCCAATGTCTATGCCATGAGCCAGCACGCCGATGGCGGGTTGATCACCACCAAGCCTTACTTCTCCGGCTCAAACTACATCCGGAAAATGAGCCACTGGGACAAAGGGCCTTGGACGCAGGTCTGGGACGGATTGTATTGGCGTTTCATTTTCAAGCATTCAGATGCGCTCGCAAAGAACCCGCGTTGGGCGATGATGTGCCGCACAGCCGAGCGGATGAAGCCGGAAAACAAGGACTACCATTTGACGGTTGCCGAGGAATTTTTGTCGCAACTGAATTGA
- a CDS encoding MFS transporter, with translation MQTFEPSPPKAAQRGGMLCLSLSMVLASLGTSIANIALPTLAVAFDVSFQWVQWVVIAYLVSITLFVVIAGRLGDVFGRQRMLAVGLVLFALASTLCGLASNLWMLVAARALQGIGAAFMMTLAIALVRETVETERVGRAMGWLGTMSAIGTALGPSLGGVLIGWVGWHAIFLVLVPVGLLAAGLALRLLPAVAPIGTTPRLNLSALGENGVVAGLTANFLVANVMMATLVVGPFYLAVALGLQEAIVGLVMSVGPVLSICTGVPSGRLVDSWGGQRVLTLGLGTLAAGALSLSVLPATFGVAGYIAAIAILTPGYQMFQSANNVMVMADVSADQRGAVSGLLGLSRNIGLISGASVMGAVFSAGVGSTAIEEAAEAAIVDGLRITFMLGGLSILVALWFTRRLASVHV, from the coding sequence ATGCAGACATTCGAACCATCGCCACCAAAGGCCGCGCAGCGCGGGGGGATGCTGTGTCTTTCGCTGTCCATGGTGCTGGCCTCGCTGGGAACCAGCATCGCCAATATCGCACTCCCGACGCTGGCGGTGGCCTTCGACGTGTCATTTCAATGGGTGCAATGGGTTGTGATCGCCTATCTGGTGTCGATCACCCTTTTTGTTGTGATCGCAGGGCGTCTCGGGGACGTTTTTGGTCGGCAACGGATGCTCGCTGTTGGTCTGGTATTATTCGCTCTGGCATCCACGCTTTGCGGCCTGGCATCCAATCTGTGGATGCTGGTCGCGGCACGGGCGCTTCAGGGGATCGGTGCCGCATTTATGATGACACTCGCCATTGCCCTTGTGCGAGAGACAGTCGAGACCGAGCGTGTCGGACGGGCCATGGGATGGCTCGGCACGATGTCGGCCATTGGAACGGCACTTGGCCCGTCTCTCGGCGGCGTGCTTATCGGCTGGGTCGGATGGCATGCGATCTTCCTTGTTCTGGTTCCGGTTGGTCTGTTGGCGGCCGGATTGGCTTTGCGGCTCCTGCCAGCGGTCGCGCCGATCGGGACAACGCCGCGATTGAATTTGTCCGCGCTTGGAGAAAATGGCGTAGTTGCAGGCCTAACGGCAAACTTTCTGGTGGCGAATGTGATGATGGCTACGTTGGTGGTCGGGCCGTTCTACCTCGCCGTCGCGCTTGGCCTGCAAGAGGCGATCGTCGGTCTCGTTATGTCGGTCGGGCCGGTCCTGTCGATCTGCACTGGCGTGCCGTCGGGTCGACTGGTCGACAGCTGGGGGGGCCAGCGGGTTCTGACGCTCGGGCTGGGAACCCTGGCCGCCGGAGCTCTTTCGCTATCGGTGTTGCCCGCGACATTCGGTGTCGCAGGCTATATCGCGGCAATCGCGATCCTGACGCCGGGATACCAGATGTTTCAATCCGCCAACAACGTGATGGTGATGGCAGACGTGTCCGCGGACCAGCGCGGCGCGGTGTCGGGCCTGCTCGGACTGTCGCGCAACATCGGTCTCATATCCGGGGCGTCCGTCATGGGAGCCGTCTTCTCAGCCGGCGTGGGAAGCACCGCTATTGAGGAAGCCGCCGAAGCTGCGATTGTCGACGGCTTGCGGATCACGTTCATGCTCGGCGGATTGTCGATCCTGGTCGCGCTGTGGTTCACACGCCGTCTAGCCTCGGTTCACGTCTGA
- a CDS encoding DNA photolyase family protein, whose protein sequence is MQVVWFKRDLRVVDHAALACAAQAGPVLPLYVVEPDLWQQPDASPRHWGFIAQTLAELREELGRLGQPLVVRQGAVVDILEGLTRQGALSALWSHEETGNGWTFRRDQQVAAWCRDKGVPWHELQNHGVWRRLQSRDGWATRWDRLMAQPCASAPHLAPVESVPGPIPTARDLCLGSDHCPGRQTGGRRAGQERLESFLQQRGEQYQRAMSSPVEGVSACSRLSPYLAWGAVSMREVTQANEARRRALPPANKTWRKSLRSFSGRLHWHCHFIQKLEDEPRVEFENLHRLYDDLRPRTPDVARLEAWEKGETGYPFLDACMRSLQATGWLNFRMRAMLMAVASYHLWLDWRAPGLHLARMFTDYEPGIHWSQVQMQSGTTGINTVRIYNPVKQGFDQDPTGTFIRTWLPELAQIPDQYLHEPWAADNAAEVIGHDYPERIFDHMAAAKAAREKIWEVRHRPEFRAQAEAIVIKHASRKNRSRRKATAPKRSDQLSLPFGETS, encoded by the coding sequence ATGCAAGTTGTTTGGTTCAAGCGAGATCTGCGTGTGGTGGATCATGCTGCCTTGGCCTGTGCGGCACAAGCCGGGCCGGTTCTACCGCTCTATGTTGTTGAGCCCGATCTTTGGCAGCAGCCTGATGCATCGCCTCGGCACTGGGGCTTTATCGCGCAAACGCTTGCAGAACTGCGCGAAGAGCTTGGGCGGCTTGGCCAGCCGCTGGTTGTGCGTCAGGGGGCGGTCGTTGACATTTTGGAAGGATTGACGCGCCAAGGAGCGCTCTCGGCGCTCTGGTCGCATGAGGAAACTGGCAATGGCTGGACCTTTCGGCGGGATCAACAGGTCGCGGCCTGGTGTCGCGACAAAGGGGTGCCTTGGCATGAACTGCAGAACCATGGTGTTTGGCGGCGGCTTCAGTCTCGCGACGGTTGGGCGACGCGTTGGGATCGACTGATGGCCCAGCCCTGTGCGTCTGCGCCGCATCTCGCCCCAGTAGAGAGTGTGCCGGGGCCGATACCCACGGCCCGGGATCTGTGTCTTGGATCAGATCACTGTCCGGGGCGGCAGACCGGGGGGCGACGGGCTGGGCAAGAGCGGTTGGAGAGCTTTCTTCAACAACGGGGTGAGCAATATCAGCGCGCCATGTCCAGCCCGGTTGAGGGCGTCTCCGCCTGTTCACGGCTTTCTCCGTATCTGGCCTGGGGCGCGGTTTCGATGCGTGAAGTGACGCAGGCCAATGAGGCACGGCGGCGCGCCTTGCCCCCCGCCAACAAAACCTGGCGGAAGTCGTTGCGGTCCTTTTCAGGAAGATTGCACTGGCATTGCCATTTTATTCAAAAGCTTGAAGACGAGCCGCGGGTTGAGTTCGAAAATCTCCACCGGCTGTATGACGATCTGCGCCCCAGAACGCCCGACGTCGCACGGCTAGAGGCTTGGGAAAAAGGGGAAACCGGCTACCCATTTCTGGATGCCTGCATGCGGTCGCTGCAAGCTACGGGCTGGCTGAATTTCCGCATGCGCGCAATGCTCATGGCGGTGGCATCCTATCACCTTTGGCTCGACTGGCGTGCACCGGGGCTGCATCTGGCGCGGATGTTCACCGATTACGAACCGGGCATTCACTGGAGCCAAGTGCAGATGCAATCAGGCACCACGGGTATCAATACTGTCCGAATTTATAACCCGGTGAAGCAGGGGTTTGATCAGGATCCCACGGGCACTTTCATTCGCACCTGGCTACCGGAACTGGCGCAGATTCCCGATCAGTATCTCCATGAACCATGGGCGGCAGATAACGCGGCAGAGGTGATCGGTCACGATTATCCCGAACGAATTTTTGATCATATGGCAGCCGCAAAAGCCGCGCGTGAAAAGATCTGGGAGGTTCGGCACCGCCCGGAGTTTCGTGCACAGGCCGAGGCGATCGTGATCAAACATGCTAGCCGAAAGAACCGTTCCAGGCGGAAGGCGACTGCACCGAAACGCTCTGACCAATTGAGCCTGCCTTTTGGAGAGACGTCGTGA
- a CDS encoding TauD/TfdA family dioxygenase — MPTVTVDPTGSFLTLQMSSGPLRFHAVWLRDNAQDHETRAQGNGQRLIALRDIPAETRIEAAEIAKPGTLDVRFAPEDKRVSFDLAWLEAHAYDQPAPAQRGWLEDGVETWDADLMADVPCGDFAALAQGGRALQDWLGQIMRYGFAKVVNAPATPGTLFDIVGLFGHVRETNYGRHFEVRTEVNPSNLAFTGLGLQAHTDNPYRDPVPTVQVLHCLESSAAGGENMVVDGFAAALRLRAEDPEGFDLLANHCARFEYAGEDGVCLTSRRPMIELAPDGALIGIRFNNRSCAAITDVPFDLMADYYAAYRRLGEIIDDTAMEVTFRLNPGEAFVIDNTRVLHARKGYSGEGTRWLQGCYADMDGLRSTYDAMVRSTALEAAE, encoded by the coding sequence ATGCCGACCGTCACAGTCGATCCAACTGGATCATTTTTAACTCTTCAGATGTCTTCAGGGCCGCTGCGCTTCCATGCAGTATGGCTGCGGGACAACGCACAAGACCATGAGACGCGGGCGCAGGGCAACGGCCAGCGGTTGATTGCTCTTCGGGACATCCCCGCCGAAACCCGCATCGAGGCGGCGGAAATCGCCAAGCCCGGTACGCTGGATGTGCGTTTTGCCCCCGAGGATAAGCGCGTCTCGTTCGATCTTGCCTGGCTCGAAGCGCATGCATACGATCAGCCAGCACCCGCTCAACGTGGATGGCTGGAAGACGGGGTCGAGACTTGGGATGCGGATCTCATGGCAGACGTGCCTTGCGGAGATTTTGCTGCGCTTGCACAGGGGGGGCGCGCTCTGCAGGACTGGCTTGGCCAGATCATGCGCTATGGCTTTGCCAAGGTGGTAAACGCGCCCGCCACCCCCGGCACGCTGTTCGACATCGTGGGCCTGTTCGGCCATGTGCGCGAAACCAACTATGGTAGGCATTTCGAAGTCCGCACAGAGGTCAATCCCTCGAACCTCGCCTTCACTGGTTTGGGTCTGCAAGCCCATACCGACAACCCATACCGCGATCCGGTGCCAACAGTGCAGGTGCTGCATTGTCTTGAAAGCTCGGCTGCAGGTGGGGAGAACATGGTTGTCGATGGATTTGCCGCCGCGCTGCGTTTGCGGGCTGAAGATCCTGAAGGTTTCGACCTGCTGGCCAACCATTGTGCGCGCTTTGAATACGCGGGCGAAGACGGCGTTTGCCTGACCTCCCGTCGTCCGATGATCGAACTTGCACCGGACGGCGCACTGATCGGGATCCGTTTCAACAACCGGTCCTGCGCCGCGATCACCGATGTGCCCTTCGACCTGATGGCAGACTATTATGCGGCCTATCGCAGGCTGGGCGAGATCATCGATGACACGGCAATGGAAGTGACGTTCCGACTGAACCCCGGCGAGGCCTTCGTCATCGACAACACCCGTGTCCTGCACGCACGCAAGGGATACTCGGGCGAGGGCACCCGTTGGTTGCAGGGCTGCTACGCGGATATGGACGGGCTGCGGTCAACCTATGACGCAATGGTGCGTTCGACAGCCCTGGAGGCTGCGGAATGA
- a CDS encoding HD domain-containing protein, which yields MKPDIEMLNHKTIVDFIGSIFDRRGGEEYLGEPVTMGEHMLQGATIAEQNGQSEEIIVAALLHDIGHFTSEFGTFTMDDTEDRHHEHAGAEVLEQFFPRVITDCCRYHVAAKRYLCATRPEYFKRLSEASIHSLNLQGGAMSPDEVAVFEKNPNLDTIIAVRYLDEAGKRPDMETPDFWHFAPMVQRQVDRHSRVNA from the coding sequence ATGAAACCGGATATCGAGATGTTGAACCACAAAACGATCGTAGACTTCATCGGGTCGATCTTTGATCGGCGCGGCGGCGAAGAATACCTCGGCGAGCCGGTGACGATGGGCGAGCACATGCTGCAAGGCGCGACCATCGCAGAGCAGAACGGCCAGTCCGAAGAGATCATTGTCGCAGCCCTGCTGCATGACATCGGCCATTTTACCAGCGAGTTCGGCACCTTCACCATGGACGACACCGAGGACCGCCATCACGAGCACGCTGGCGCCGAGGTGCTTGAGCAGTTCTTTCCGAGGGTGATCACCGATTGTTGCCGATACCACGTTGCCGCAAAGCGTTATCTTTGTGCGACCCGGCCAGAGTATTTCAAGCGACTGTCCGAGGCCTCGATTCATTCTCTGAACCTTCAGGGCGGCGCGATGAGCCCGGATGAAGTTGCCGTGTTCGAGAAGAACCCAAATCTGGATACGATCATTGCGGTCCGCTACCTTGATGAGGCAGGCAAACGCCCCGATATGGAGACGCCGGACTTCTGGCACTTTGCCCCGATGGTGCAACGCCAGGTCGACAGGCACAGCAGGGTCAACGCCTGA
- a CDS encoding sulfotransferase family protein — translation MILSRGRKFLFIHIPKTGGTALALALEARAMRDDMMLGDTPKASKRRRRLQGVKTAGRLWKHSTLADLTGLIPEPEMRDLFTFTLVRNPWDRAVSYYHWLREQGFDHPAVLLSKRLEFKDFILHPVILRSFETHSAPSYMRRADGREQCQIYIRLEQFSTDAAPLFDHLGFTLELPRENTSQRHRDWRGYYDEQTQEALAQACREEIIRFEYSFNDFDLALDQTGRPTT, via the coding sequence ATGATCCTGTCACGCGGCCGTAAATTTCTGTTCATACATATCCCCAAAACCGGCGGCACGGCCCTGGCTTTGGCGCTGGAGGCGCGGGCCATGCGCGACGATATGATGCTGGGGGATACCCCAAAGGCCAGCAAACGCCGTCGCCGTTTGCAGGGGGTGAAAACGGCGGGCCGCTTGTGGAAACACTCCACCCTTGCCGATCTCACCGGGCTGATCCCCGAGCCGGAGATGCGCGACCTCTTCACCTTTACTCTGGTGCGTAATCCCTGGGATCGCGCGGTGAGCTACTATCACTGGCTGCGGGAGCAGGGCTTTGACCATCCGGCGGTTTTGCTTTCCAAGAGGCTGGAATTTAAAGATTTTATACTGCATCCAGTGATCCTGCGTAGCTTTGAAACCCACAGCGCACCCAGCTATATGCGCCGGGCGGATGGCCGCGAGCAGTGCCAGATTTATATCCGGCTGGAACAGTTCAGCACCGATGCCGCGCCGCTGTTTGATCACCTCGGATTCACGCTGGAACTGCCCCGTGAAAACACTTCTCAGCGGCACCGGGACTGGCGCGGCTACTATGATGAGCAGACCCAAGAGGCACTTGCCCAGGCCTGCCGAGAAGAAATAATACGATTTGAATATTCTTTTAACGATTTCGACCTAGCCTTGGATCAAACAGGCCGTCCAACCACGTGA
- a CDS encoding Hint domain-containing protein, translating into MLDWFQKRLSFGAELSVPPVSVGQGGFLSGTHVASNLGWRPVEALCAGDKVLTFDHGMQTVVEMVRETVQLEAGEIDPTRCPMHIPRDALNNRVPMWLMPDQGVLMESDLIEDHQGDPFAVVPASTLEGYRGICRLHPDNHLQLITPRFEQDEVIYLEAGLLGYCPAPRDLLTIGVDLQEDIYKVLPIEEACALIEAMTTAEAVMMTGALPMTSPGAFQM; encoded by the coding sequence ATGCTGGATTGGTTTCAAAAACGCCTGAGCTTTGGCGCAGAACTGTCGGTTCCGCCTGTTTCTGTAGGTCAGGGCGGGTTTCTCAGCGGCACCCATGTGGCGTCGAACTTGGGCTGGCGCCCGGTTGAGGCGCTCTGTGCCGGCGACAAGGTGCTGACCTTTGATCATGGCATGCAGACCGTGGTCGAAATGGTGCGCGAGACCGTGCAGCTGGAAGCGGGCGAGATCGACCCGACCCGCTGCCCCATGCATATCCCCCGCGATGCGCTGAACAACCGGGTGCCAATGTGGCTGATGCCCGATCAGGGCGTGCTGATGGAAAGCGACCTGATCGAGGATCACCAGGGCGACCCCTTTGCCGTGGTGCCAGCCTCGACGCTGGAGGGCTACCGGGGGATTTGCCGGTTGCATCCGGACAATCACCTGCAACTGATCACGCCGCGTTTTGAACAGGATGAGGTGATCTACCTTGAGGCAGGTCTGCTGGGATATTGCCCGGCACCGCGCGACCTGCTGACCATCGGGGTCGATCTGCAAGAGGACATCTACAAGGTATTGCCCATCGAAGAGGCCTGTGCCCTGATCGAGGCGATGACCACCGCCGAGGCTGTGATGATGACTGGCGCACTGCCAATGACGTCTCCAGGTGCCTTTCAGATGTAA
- a CDS encoding DUF2256 domain-containing protein, translating into MKHQKKSDLPQKICPACSRPFVWRKKWAKVWNEVKYCSKRCRASS; encoded by the coding sequence GTGAAACACCAAAAGAAATCGGATTTGCCTCAGAAGATCTGCCCCGCCTGTAGCCGCCCCTTTGTCTGGCGCAAGAAATGGGCGAAGGTCTGGAACGAGGTGAAATATTGCTCCAAACGCTGCAGGGCATCCTCATGA
- a CDS encoding LysR family transcriptional regulator yields MVLLMHGNRLPPLEWIRAFEAAARLGSFTAAASEVGLTQAAVSQRIGQLEKHLGIRLFNRKARTIALTVEGEAWLPHVRHALDGLRDSTEAIFGAGHKRLTISASQSVIELWLMSRLGQLQALTGAELSIRTLVLGAHDAPLDDVISIRYGTGDWPHPYKARLYAEELAPVAAPSLEKRADPWTILPRIACAGARPGWPAWAAAFGIPTTPVPHLRFDTQLTALTAAKAGLGVALASLPLCAGALKEGTLVRLDARSLAHHESYWLLAGPKAVSRQTWTTIAESI; encoded by the coding sequence ATGGTTTTGCTTATGCATGGAAATCGGCTTCCACCGCTTGAATGGATACGTGCATTCGAAGCAGCTGCCCGGCTTGGCAGTTTCACCGCAGCCGCAAGCGAGGTTGGCCTGACGCAGGCGGCAGTCAGCCAGCGGATCGGTCAACTGGAGAAGCATCTTGGCATCAGGCTGTTCAACCGCAAAGCACGCACGATCGCACTGACAGTCGAAGGCGAAGCATGGCTTCCGCATGTTCGCCATGCGCTCGACGGTTTGCGCGACAGCACCGAAGCGATCTTTGGCGCGGGACACAAACGGCTGACGATATCGGCGAGCCAGTCGGTGATCGAGTTGTGGCTGATGTCTCGGTTGGGGCAGCTGCAGGCCTTGACAGGGGCTGAGCTTTCGATCCGTACGCTGGTTCTGGGCGCCCATGATGCACCACTCGACGACGTGATCAGCATTCGCTACGGAACGGGAGATTGGCCGCATCCTTACAAGGCCCGCCTTTACGCCGAAGAACTGGCCCCGGTCGCGGCTCCTTCGCTTGAAAAGCGCGCGGATCCCTGGACCATTTTGCCGCGGATTGCCTGCGCTGGGGCCCGCCCGGGCTGGCCTGCCTGGGCAGCCGCCTTCGGCATTCCGACGACCCCAGTGCCACATCTGCGCTTTGACACCCAACTCACGGCGTTGACCGCGGCAAAGGCAGGGCTGGGAGTGGCTCTCGCATCGCTCCCCCTTTGTGCCGGTGCGCTGAAGGAAGGGACGCTTGTACGTCTTGACGCGCGATCGCTTGCCCATCACGAAAGCTACTGGCTGCTCGCCGGGCCAAAGGCCGTATCCCGCCAGACCTGGACGACAATCGCCGAAAGCATCTGA